A window from Macaca nemestrina isolate mMacNem1 chromosome 8, mMacNem.hap1, whole genome shotgun sequence encodes these proteins:
- the LOC105482178 gene encoding serine/threonine-protein kinase Sgk3 isoform X4, producing MDSPKHQSDPSEDEDERSSQKLHSTSQNINLGPSGNPHAKPTDFDFLKVIGKGSFGKVLLAKRKLDGKFYAVKVLQKKIVLNRKEQKHIMAERNVLLKNVKHPFLVGLHYSFQTTEKLYFVLDFVNGGELFFHLQRERSFPEHRARFYAAEIASALGYLHSIKIVYRDLKPENILLDSVGHVVLTDFGLCKEGIAISDTTTTFCGTPEYLAPEVIRKQPYDNTVDWWCLGAVLYEMLYGLPPFYCRDVAEMYDNILHKPLSLRPGVSLTAWSILEELLEKDRQNRLGAKEDFLEIQNHPFFESLSWADLVQKKIPPPFNPNVAGPDDIRNFDTAFTEETVPYSVCVSSDYSIVNASVLEADDAFVGFSYAPPSEDLFL from the exons ATGGACAGTCCAAAACACCAGTCAGATCCATCTGAAGATGAGGATGAAAGAAGTTCTCAGAAG CTACACTCTACCTCACAGAACATCAACCTGGGACCATCTGGAAATCCTCA tgcCAAACCAACTGACTTTGATTTCTTAAAAGTTATTGGAAAAGGCAGCTTTGGCAAG GTTCTTCTTGCAAAACGGAAACTGGATGGAAAATTTTATGCTGTCAAAgtgttacagaaaaaaatagttctcaacagaaaagag CAAAAACATATTATGGCTGAACGTAATGTGCTCTTGAAAAATGTGAAACATCCATTTTTGGTTGGATTGCATTATTCCttccaaacaactgaaaagcTTTATTTTGTTCTGGATTTTGTTAATGGAGGGGAG CTTTTTTTCCACTTACAAAGAGAACGGTCCTTTCCTGAGCACAGAGCTAGGTTTTATGCTGCTGAAATTGCTAGTGCATTGGGTTACTTACACTCCATCAAAATAGTATACAg AGACTTGAAACCAGAAAATATTCTTTTGGATTCAGTA GGACATGTTGTCTTAACAGATTTTGGGCTTTGTAAAGAAGGAATTGCTATTTCTGACACCACTACCACATTTTGTGGGACACCAGAG tATCTTGCACCTGAAGTAATTAGAAAACAGCCCTATGACAATACTGTGGATTGGTGGTGCCTTGGGGCTGTTCTGTATGAAATGCTGTATGGATTG cctcctttttaTTGCCGAGATGTTGCTGAAATGTATGACAATATCCTTCACAAACCCCtaagtttgaggccaggagtgagCCTTACAGCCTGGTCCATTCTGGAAGAACTCCTAGAAAAAGACAGGCAAAATCGACTTGGTGCCAAGGAAGACTTT CTTGAAATTCAGAATCATCCTTTTTTTGAATCACTCAGCTGGGCTGACCTTGTACAAAAGAAGATTCCACCACCATTTAATCCTAATGTG gcTGGACCAGATGATATCAGAAACTTTGACACAGCATTTACAGAAGAAACAGTTCCatattctgtgtgtgtatcttcTGACTATTCTATAGTGAATGCCAGTGTATTGGAGGCAGATGATGCATTCGTTGGTTTCTCTTATGCGCCTCCTTCAGAAGACTTATTTTTGTGA